The following are encoded together in the Phoenix dactylifera cultivar Barhee BC4 unplaced genomic scaffold, palm_55x_up_171113_PBpolish2nd_filt_p 000541F, whole genome shotgun sequence genome:
- the LOC120106381 gene encoding zinc finger BED domain-containing protein RICESLEEPER 2-like, whose translation MQNRLMSEMDSNENMAEVSSVLRCSGSQVMEPSNTDSSKTNRKRRSEIWNHYCEVENQKDKARCNYCHFIFSADPKNGTSHLHKHANICKAKKYNDKKQKILIGTVTSKDGVPLNELVPYSFDQERSREDLAKMVILQEMPFTTVEHPAFQTFVRNLRPEFHIVSRTTLSSDCFKIYEKEKRRLEDLFKMNCGRISLTSDMWTSNQTLGYMCLTAHYITNDWKLKKHIINFKLVPSPHTGLVISDAIANCILSWNIEKRLGSITLDNLSANTVVATELQKQFKKDLLLDGKFFHVRCCAHILNLIVKDGLKVAEGAIHRIREAVKYIKSSQGRLELFMGIVKQFKMNGKKRICLDVPTRWNSTYLMLNDAIQFKDVFMRLVARDPNFEGAPTEEDWSQGIIICDFLKVFHLITEVFSQTKNPTANLYFYEIWRINMLLIEESRSSNAVVMMMALKMQEKFDKYWKECSHILAVGVVLDPRHKMNLIRYCFQTIHGNDDRASFEINKVHDVLQTLYDNYAILYGTNVSLNQVDERVSTSHGGRDENRFMHGYKEFIHGVQVTQPSKSELETYLEEKIHPLEDQNFDILQYWKFNESKYPILSRMVRDILAIPISTVASESAFSTAGRVLDDFRSSLSPNTVEVLVCTQDWLRDSLPHLADDPPSHTKYKIEDYETVVDINIDD comes from the exons ATGCAAAATAGGTTAATGTCCGAGATGGATAGCAATGAAAACATGGCTGAAGTTTCAAGTGTACTTCGTTGTAGTGGTTCTCAAGTAATGGAGCCTTCTAATACAGATAGCTCTAAAACGAACAGAAAAAGGAGGTCGGAGATATGGAATCATTATTGTGAGGTAGAAAATCAAAAAGACAAGGCTAGATGCAATTattgtcattttattttttcagctGATCCTAAAAATGGGACAAGCCATCTTCACAAACATGCAAATATTTGTAAGgcaaaaaaatataatgataagaaacagaaaatattaatagGCACCGTGACTTCAAAAGATGGTGTTCCATTGAACGAGTTAGTTCCCTATTCATTTGATCAGGAAAGAAGTCGTGAGGACCTTGCAAAGATGGTAATTCTACAAGAGATGCCATTTACAACAGTTGAACATCCAGCATTTCAGACCTTTGTTAGGAACCTTAGACCAGAATTTCATATTGTTTCAAGGACAACATTGTCTTCTGATTGctttaaaatttatgaaaaggaAAAACGAAGACTTGAAGATTTGTTCAAGATGAACTGTGGAAGAATCAGCTTAACATCGGACATGTGGACATCAAATCAAACATTGGGATACATGTGTCTCACTGCACATTATATCACTAATGATTGGAAACTGAAAAAGCATATTATCAATTTTAAGTTGGTTCCTTCACCACATACAGGCTTAGTCATTAGTGATGCTATAGCTAACTGTATTTTATCTTGGAATATTGAGAAAAGGTTGGGTTCAATCACTCTTGATAATTTGTCAGCAAATACAGTTGTAGCAACAGAACTTCAAAAACAATTTAAAAAAGATTTACTTTTGGATGGTAAATTCTTTCATGTGCGTTGCTGTGCACATATTCTTAATTTGATTGTGAAGGATGGGTTGAAGGTAGCGGAGGGTGCTATTCATAGGATCCGCGAGgctgttaaatatataaaatcatcTCAAGGAAGGTTGGAATTATTTATGGGAATTGTGAAACAATTCAAGATGAATGGTAAAAAACGGATATGCTTAGATGTACCTACTCGTTGGAATTCTACATATCTCATGTTAAATGATGCTATACAATTCAAGGATGTATTTATGCGACTTGTGGCCCGGGATCCTAATTTTGAAGGTGCGCCAACTGAGGAAGATTGGTCTCAAGGCATCATTATTTGTGACTTCTTAAAGGTTTTTCATCTTATAACTGAAGTTTTTTCACAAACAAAAAATCCAACTGCAAATTTGTATTTCTATGAGATTTGGAGAATAAATATGCTCTTGATTGAAGAATCTAGGAGTTCAAATGCAGTTGTGATGATGATGGCTTTAAAGATGCAAGAAAAGTTTGACAAGTATTGGAAGGAATGCTCTCACATTCTTGCTGTAGGGGTTGTCCTTGATCCAAGACATAAGATGAATCTTATTAGATATTGCTTTCAGACAATCCATGGTAATGATGATCGTGCTTCATTTGAGATCAACAAAGTGCATGATGTTCTTCAAACTTTGTATGATAATTATGCAATTTTATATGGCACAAATGTCTCTCTTAATCAAGTGGATGAGAGGGTGTCTACATCCCATGGTGGAAGAGATGAGAATCGTTTTATGCATGGCTATAAAGAATTCATCCATGGAGTACAAGTTACCCAACCATCTAAGTCAGAATTAGAGACTTATTTGGAAGAGAAG ATTCATCCattagaagatcaaaattttgacATTCTACAGTATTGGAAATTCAATGAATCAAAATATCCAATATTGTCTAGGATGGTACGTGATATCTTGGCAATTCCCATTTCTACCGTTGCATCTGAGTCTGCCTTTAGCACTGCTGGCAGGGTTTTGGATGATTTTCGTAGTAGTCTATCTCCGAATACGGTTGAGGTATTGGTGTGCACACAGGATTGGCTTCGAGACAGCTTGCCTCATCTTGCAG ATGATCCACCTTCTCATACAAAATACAAGATTGAAGATTACGAAACTGTTGTTGATATTAATATCGATGATTAA